The sequence AGTCGAGCAGGGAGAGGTACGAGCCGCGCGGGCCCGCCGGGTTCGCCTCCAGGCGCTCCCAGGCGCGCGGGCTCAGTGCCGCCACCGAGACCCCGGCGGGCCCGCCGAGCGCCTTCTGCGCCCCGATCACGCACAGGTCCACGCCCCACTCGGCGGGCAGCAGCGGCTCCGCGCCCACCGAGGCGACGGCGTCGAGCATGAGCAGCGCGCCGTGCTCCCGCACCACCTCGCCGATCCCGGCCACCGGGTTCGTGTTGCCCGTCGCGGCCTCCGCGTGCACGAGCGAGACGAAGTCCGTCTCCGGGTGCGCCGCGAGCGCCTCGCGCACCTGCGCCGCGCTCACCGCCGTGTCGAAGGGCACCGCGAGGTCGTGCACGGTGGCGCCGCAGTCGCGCAGCCAGTTGCCGAAGGTCTGCCCGTACGGGCCCGTCACGATGTTCAGCGCCACCGTCCCCGGACCGGCGACGCCCCGGATGCACCCTTCGAGCGGCAGCAGCGCCTCGCCCTGCGTCACGACGAGTTCGTGCCCCCCGCTCCCGGGCGCGTCGAGCCCGAGCAGGGCGGCGACCTTGCGTTCGATCGTGGCGAAGTGGTGGGCGGTCAGGGGAGTGAGGTCAAGCAGGGGGTGTGTCACGAGGTGGCTCTTTCTGCGTGTGCGCGTGCGGCTTGCGCGTGTGTCGTGCGGCGGTACGGGGACGGATGGCCGTGCGGGCCGGTTGTGAGCGTACTCAGGGGGGTGCGGGGGAGAGAGCGGGGCGGGCCGCCTTCTAGGGTGCCGGTCATGAGTGACGTGAGTGGGGCGACGCCGCCGGTGCTGCGGGTGAAGGGGGCCGTACTCGTCGGGCCCGAGGACGTGCGGGACGAGGTGTGGGTGGTCGGCGGGCGGGTCGCCCTCACCGCGCCGGCCGGGGCGCGGGACGTGCGGACCGTCGAGGGCTGGGCGCTGCCCGGACTCGTCGACGCGCACTGCCACGTCGGGCTCGACGCGCACGGGGCCGTGCCCGCCGAGGAGGCCGAGAAGCAGGCGCTCACCGAGCGGGACGCGGGCGCGCTGCTGCTCCGCGACGCGGGCTCGCCCTCCGACACGCACTGGACGGACGCGCGCGAGGACCTGCCCCGCATCATCCGCGCCGGGCGCCACATCGCCCGCACCCGCCGCTACATCCGGAACTTCGCGCACGAGATCGAGCCCGAGGACCTCGTCGCCTACGTGGCGCGCGAGGCGCGGCGCGGCGACGGCTGGGTCAAGCTCGTCGGCGACTGGATCGACCGCGAGGAGGGCGACCTGACGGCGTGCTGGCCGCGCGGCGCCGTCGAGGCGGCGATCGCCGAGGCGCACCGGCTCGGCGCGCGCGTCACCGCGCACTGCTTCGCCGAGGACTCGCTCGCCGACCTCGTCGAAGCGGGCATCGACTGCGTAGAGCACGCGACGGGGCTCACCGAGGAGACGATCCCGCTCTTCGCCGAGCGCGGCGTCGCGATCGTCCCGACCCTGGTCAATATCGCGACGTTCCCGCGCCTCGCGGACGGCGGCGAGGCCAAGTTCCCCCGCTGGTCGGCCCACATGCGCCGCCTGCACGCCCGGCGCTACGAGACGGTGCGCGCCGCCTTCGACGCGGGCGTCCCCGTCTTCACGGGCACCGACGCGGGCGGCAGCCTCCCGCACGGCCTCATCGGCGCCGAGGTGGCCGAACTCGTCCGCGCGGGCCTCCCGCCGCTCGCGGCCCTCTCCGCCGCCGTCTGGGACGCCCGCGCCTGGCTGGGCAGGCCGGGCCTGGAGGAGGGCGCCCCGGCGGACCTCGTGGTGTACGAGAGCGACCCGCGCGCCGACGTGCGGGTTCTGACGGCGCCTCGGCGCGTCGTGATGTCGGGGCGGGTGGTGGCGTAGGGGGCGGCACGCGCGTCCCCCGGGGGCGTGTACAGAGCCGTCGAGGGCGTGTGAGGAGCCGTCAGGGGCGCGCGAGAGGTCGTCGAGCGCCCCTCCTCGCGGGGGACGTACCGCTGTGACGTGGGCGAACGCGTGCGCAGCGAAGCGATTCCTTTTTCGAACACCATGCCGGAAACCACCCTTTAGGGTGAACGTGCTGCGGTCTGTCGTTCTTTCACCCCCGTTCCGCGAGGATTCCCGCATCGAGGCCGCCGGCCCCCGTGTCCCCGGGACGCGCCGGCGGCTCCATGTCTCTTGTGGGGGTAACACCGCTGTGAACAGCACCACCTTCGGCCTGCCCGTGCGCCGACTCGCCGCCGCCACCACGGCCGCGCTCCTCGTCGGCGCGCCCGCCGTGCTCACCGCCGCGGGCACCGCGCACGCCACCGAGGGCCACGGGGGGAAGTCCGGCGCCGTCGTCCTGCGCACCGGACTCGACGTCTCCCTCCTGCGGAAGACCGTCGACCTGCCGCTCAACGTCTCGCTCAACGAGGTGAGCGCCCCAGGCGACGCCGACAAGACCGCGCTCACCGCCACACTCGACGGCGTCGACAAGGGCCGCCCCTTCCGCGTCCTCGACGCCCGCGTCGCCCAGGCGAAGGCCACCGCCGACGGCCACAAGGCGGAGGGCGCGACCGAACTCGTCGGCGCCCGCGTCCACGTCCCCGGACTCCCGTTCCTCTCGCTCGTCGAGGTCGAGAAGGTCACGTCGAAGGCCGTGTGCGAGGCGGGGCGGCACCCCGTCGCCGAGGCGAACGTCCTCGGGCACGTCAAGGTCCTCGGCAAGACCGTGAGCCTGTCCGCCGGAGGCACCACGCACGTCGAGGTCCCCGGCGTGGGCGAGGTCACCCTCGACCTCTCCCAGCGCACCACCACCGCCACCACGGCCGCCGCCGCCGCGCTGGAGCTGAAGGTCTCCGTCGACCCGCTCAAACTCGGCGTCGCCCAGGTCGAGGGCACCGTCACACTCGCCGGAGCCACCTGCGAGACTCCGAGGACGGACGGCGCCGGCCCCGGCACCCCGGCCTCCGAGCCGCCCGCCTCGGCCCCTGCCGACGACGACTCCGACGGCGCCGCGAGCCCGTCCCCGGCCGCGCCGGGCGGCGGCAAGGACGACGAGGGCGCGAAGAGCAACGGCGCCAAGGGCGCCGAGGTGACCACCGCCGCCGCGGGCTCCGACGACGGCGAGAACCTCGCCGAGACCGGCGGCAGCTCGACCACCCCCTACCTCGCGGGCGGCGCCGCCGTCCTCCTCGTGGGCGGCGCGGGCGCCGTCTGGTTCGCGCGCACCCGCCGCGCCGCGCGCGGCAACTGACACCACGCGGGGGCGGGGCGGGCCGACCCACCGGCCCGCCCCGCCCCCGCGACACCTCAGCCCCCTGCCCCCGGCATTTCGGCCCCCACCACGCCCCGCACCGCCGCCAGGAACCGCTCGCTCGTCCCCCGGTCCCGCACCGCCACCCGCAGCCACTCGTCCCCGAGCCCCGGGAACGTGTCCCCGCGCCGCACCGCCCACCCCGCGCCGCGCAGCCGCTCCCGCACCCCGGCCGCGCCCGGCAGCCGCACCAATAGGAACGACGCCGACGCCGGACCCACGACCCGCGCCTCCGGCAGCTCCGCGAGCCCCGCCGCGAGGAAGTCCCTGTCGCCCGCGAGGTCCCGCGCCGCCGCCTCCGCCTCCGCGAGCGCCCCGGGCGCCGAGCACGCCTCGGCCGCCACGAGCGCGGGCGTCGAGACCGGCCACAGCGGCTGCGCCCGCGCGAGCCGCGCGAGCGTCGCGGGCGCGCCGAGCACGTAGCCGATCCGCAGCCCCGCGAGCCCCCACGTCTTCGTGAGGCTCCGCAGGACGAGGAGCCCGGGGACGTCCGTGCGCGAGGCGAGCGACTCGCGCTCGCCCGGCACCGTGTCGACGAACGCCTCGTCCACGACGAGCGTCCGCCCGGGACGCGCGAGCGAGGCGATCACGTCCGCCGGGTGCAGCACCGACGTCGGGTTCGTCGGGTTCCCGAGCACCACGAGATCCGCCCCGGCGGGCACGAGCGCCGGATCGAGCCGGAAGCCGTCCTCCTCGCGCAGGAGCACCCGCTCCACCGCGTGCCCCGCCGCCCGCAGCGCCGCCTCCGGCTCCGTGAACTGCGGGTGCACGACGACGGGCCGCCGCACCGGCAGCGTCCGCGCCAGCAGCACGAACGCCTCCGCGGCGCCCGCCGTGAGCAGCACCCGCTCCGGCGCCAGCCCGTGCCGCGCCGCGACCGCCGCGCGCGCCGCCCGGTCGTCCGGGTACGCGGCGAGCGAGCCGAGCGCGTCCGCGAGCCGCTCCCGCAGCCACGCGGGCGGCGTCCCGGCGCGCACGTTCACCGCGAGATCGGTGAGCCCGGCCCCGCGCACCTCCGCGTCCCCGTGGTGGCGCAGCTCGTACGACGGCATGACACGTCCCTCCCGTGGGTCCTCCGCCACGGCGCACGTCGCCCGCGCGGACTTCTGTTTCGCCACGAGCAGCCGCCCGCGACCCCCCGCCTCCGCGAGCGCCGCCGCCTCCGCGACCGACCCGGTGCCGAGCGCGGCGCGCGGCGCGCGCGACGGACGGGGTACGGAGACCGCCGCCAGCTCGTGCGGCGCGTACGCCCGTACCGGCACGCCGAGCCGCGCCGCGAGCGCCACGACGGCGGGCGCCTCCGCGCGTCGGTCGACGGTCGCCACGGCACGTACGCGCGCGAGCGGCAGCCCGGCCGCGCCGAGCGCGCCCCGTACCAGCGCCTCGATCTCGGCGGCCGTCGCGCCCGTCGCCGCGCCGACACCGACCACGAGGGACGAGGTGCGGCGGGGCGCGCCGTCCGCTAGCAAGGAGGCATGGTCGTGCTCGTGGCCCTCGGCTCCTTCGTGATGACGCTGGTCGGCGGCTGGGCCGCGCACCACGTCACCGACCGGCGCCACCTCGTCCTGGGCTTCGCGGGCGGGCTCATGCTCGGCGTCGTCGGGCTGGACCTGCTGCCCGAGGCCGTCGAGGGGGCGGGGCGCAAGGTGTGGGGCGTGCCCGCCGCGCTGCTCCTCTTCGTCGCGGGCTTCCTCACCGCGCACGTCGTCGAACGCCTCCTCGCGCTGCGCCGCGCCGCCCACGGGGCGAAGAACCCCGAGCAGGTCCCGCAGGTCGGCATCGGCGCCGCCGCCGCGATGGTCGGGCACAGCGTCGCCGACGGCATCGCGATCGGCGCCTCGTTCCAGGTCGGCGAGGCGATCGGCTTCACCGTCGCGCTCGCCGTCATCAGCCACGACTTCGCGGACGGCTTCAACACGTACACGCTCACGCGCGCCACGGGCAACGCCCGCCGCAAGGCGTTCGCGATGCTCGGCGCCGACGCCGTCGCCCCTGTCGCGGGCGCCGCGTCGACGCTCCTGTTCACCATTCCGGGCGAAGCGCTCGCCTGCTACCTCGGCTTCTTCGGCGGCGTCCTCCTCTACATCGCCGCCGCCGAGATCCTGCCCGAGGCCAGCCACAGCCACCCGGCCCGCTCCACCCTCCTGTGCACGGTCGCGGGCGTGGCCCTGATGTGGCTCGTGATCGGCTTCGCGGGGGAGTAGCGGGGCCCCGCTCACCCCGTCACCCGTCCCGCCCCCGCCGCCCGCGCCACGAACCGTGCCGCCGCCTCGGGGAGGCCCGCCGGGTGGGTGTGCAGGTAGCTGGCGTGGATCTCGGCCCGGACGAAGCCCTCCAGGCGGGCGCGCGGCTGCCGCAGCCCCCACGCCGGGGCCGGGCCCGCGCCCGGCTCGATCACCGTGCGGTGGAACTCGTGCCCCCGCGTCCGCGTCCCCGCGGCGGCCACCGCGCTGTCGCCGACCGCGACCGCCTCGCGGTATCCGAGCGTCAGGCGCTCCGTCATGCGCGCGTCCGCGTCGAGCACGCCGCACATCGGCGCCCCGTCGAGCGAGCGCGCCAGGTAGAGCAGCCCCGCGCACTCCGCCCACACCGGCCCGCCCGCCCGCGCGAGGCCCGCGACGGCCGCGCGCAGCGGCGCGTTGGCGGCCAGCTCGGGCGCGTACACCTCGGGAAAGCCCCCGCCGACGACGAAGGCGCGCGTCCCCTCGGGCAGTTCCTCGGCGCGCAGCGGGTCCACGCTCACGACCTCCGCGCCCGCCGCCGTCAGCGCCTCGGTCTGCTCCGCGTACGAGAACGTGAACGCGGGCCCGCCCGCGACCGCCACGACGGGCCGCCCGCCGTCCGGCACCGGGGCGAGCGGCGGCTGCCAGGGCACCGCGCTCCGCGTCGCCGCGGAGTGCGCGAGGCGGAGCAGCGCGGGCAGGTCGCAGCCCTCCCGTACGTGCGCGGCGAGCGCGGCGACCGCGTCGACCGCCTCCGCGCGCCGCTCGGCCGCCGGGACGAGTCCGAGGTGCCGCGAGGGCGTGAACAGCTCCTTCGTCCGGCGCAGTACTCCGAGCACGGGCACCCCCGCCTCGTCGAGCGCGGCCCGCAGCAACTCCTCGTGCCGGTCGGAGCCGACCTTGTTGAGGATCACCCCGCCGATCCGCACCTCCGGGTCGAAGGAGGCGAAGCCGTGCACGAGGGCCGCGACCGAGCGCGACTGCGCCGAGGCGTCCACGACGAGCACGACGGGCGCCCCGAGCACCTTCGCGACCTGCGCGGTCGACGCCAGCTCGCCCTGCCCCGCGGCGCCGTCGTACAGCCCCATGACGCCTTCGACGACGGCGAGGTCGGCGTCGCGCGCGCCGTGCGCGAAGAGCGGCACGAGCGCGTCGGTGCCGCACAGGTAGGCGTCGAGGTTGCGGCCGGGCCGCCCCGTCGCGAGCGCGTGGTACCCCGGGTCGATGTAGTCCGGCCCGACCTTGTGCGGCGACACGGAGAGCCCGGCGGCGCGGAAGGCGGCCATGAGCCCGGTCGCGACGGTCGTCTTGCCACTGTTCGAGGAGGGCGCGGCGACGACGAGCCGGGGCGGCAGGGGCAGGGGCAGGGGCGCGGGGCTGGGTTGTGCGGTCATCGTGTGCTGCTTTCAGGGCCCGGGAGCTGCGGCCCGGGAGGGCGGATCGGTGGTACGGGACGGGGCGGCGCGGCCTCGCGGCCACCGGGGAGCGCGGGGCGGCGGGGCCGGGCGACCGGCCCCGCGTCACGCCTCGCGGCCCCCGCCCCGCCCCTGCGGGAGCGTCACCACTCGATGCCCCGCTGCCCCTTCTGCCCCGCGTCCATCGGGTGCTTGACCTTCGTCATCTCGGTCACGAGGTCCGCCGCGTCGATCAGCTCACGCGGCGCGTTGCGCCCCGTGACGACGACGTGCTGGTTGCCGGGGCGGGTACGCAGGGTCTCGACGACCTCGGCGGTGTCGATCCAGCCCCAGTGCAGCGGGTAGGCGAACTCGTCGAGGACGTACAGCTTGTACGTCTCGGCGGCCAGGTCCCGCTTGACCTGTTCCCAGCCCTCGCGGGCCTTGTCCTCGTTGGAGTCCTGGCCGTCGCGCTGGACCCAGGACCAGCCCTCGCCCATCTTGTGCCAGGCGACCGTGCCGCCCTCGCCCGAGGTCCCGAGCACGCGCAGCGCGTTCTCCTCGCCGACCTTCCACTTCGCCGACTTGACGAACTGGAACACCCCGATCGGCCACCCCTGGTTCCAGGCCCGCAGCGCGAGCCCGAAGGCGGCCGTCGACTTGCCCTTGCCCGGTCCCGTGTGGACCGCGAGGAGCGGCCTGTTGCGCCGCTGGCGTGTCGTCATCCCGTCGTCCGGCACGACGGCCGGCTGTCCCTGCGGCATTACGCCGCCCTCCCTGTTGTCGAGCCCTGTCCGCCCCGTACGTCCTTCACGAGCCCCGCGAGCGCGTCCGCGCGCAGCTCGTCCAGCGTCACCGCGCTCCCCCCGAGCCGCCCCGCGAGATCGGCAGCGAGCCCGAGCCGCACGGGCCCCGTCTCGCAGTCCACGACGACCGAGGCCGTCCCGTCCGCCGCGAGCAGCCCGGCCGCGCGCCGCGCGAGCGGCAGCGGCTCGGGACCGCCCGTCGCCCGCCCGTCCGTCACGACGACGAGCAGCGCGCGCCGCGCCGGATCGCGCAGCCGCTCGATCCGCAGCACGTCGCGCGCCTTCAGCAGGCCCGCCGCGAGCGGCGTCCGGCCCCCGGTCGGCAGGGATTCGAGCCGGGCCGCCGCCGTGTCCACCGACGACGTGGGCGGCAGCGCGAGACCCGCCTCGCGCCCCCGGAACGTCACGAGCCCCACCTTGTCGCGCCGCTGATAGGCGTCGAGGAGCAGCGAGAGCACCGCGCCCTTGACCACGCCCATCCGCTGCCGCGCCGCCATCGACCCGGAGGCGTCCACGACGAAGAGCACGAGATTGCCCTCGCGCCCCTCCCTGCTCGCGAGCCGCAAATCGTCCTTGCGCACCAGGAGCCCGGCGCCGGTGCGCCCGCGCGCCTTCTGGTACGGGGCGGCGGCGCGGACCGTCGCGGCGAGGTGCAGCGAGCCGAGCGCGCCCCCGCGCGGGCGGTACGAGCCCGTCGTCCTGCCGTGCGCGGTCCGCGCCCGCGACCGCCGCCCGGCGGCGCCCTCACCGAGCCCGGGAACGGTCAGCTTCTTCGTGCGGAAGGGGGCGGAGGCGGAGGCGGCGGGCTGCTCAGCGGCGCCCGCGCGGCCTTTTCCCTCGGCGTCCGAGGGGGCGGAGGCGTCCGAGGGGGCCGGGGCGTCGGCGTCCGGGGCGTCCGCGGGGCCGGTGGGCGCGTCGCCGGGCGCGTCCGAGGAACCGCCGTCCTCACCCCGGTCGGTGCGGTCCTCCGGATCCCCGCCCTGCGGCGGGACATCGCCCCCGCCGCCGGGCCCGTCCGGGCCGTCCCCGTCGCCGGGGCCCTCCGGCTCCTCCTCGGGCCCGGCGTTCTCGTCGAGCACCTCGTCGAGCTTGTCCTCGTCGAGCCCGGGGGCGTCGAAGGGGTTGCGGCGCCCCCGGTGCGGCAGGGCGAGGAGCGCGGCCTGCCGCACGTCCTCGGCGAGCACGCTCTCGCGCCCGGCCCAGGCGGCGAGGGCCGTCGCGGTACGGGCCATGACGAGGTCGGCGCGCATCCCGTCCACCTCGAAGGCGGCGCACGTCGCGGCGATCTGCCGCAGCGCGGTGTCCCCGAGGACGACGCGGGGCAGCAGCGCGCGGGCCTCGGCGATCCGGCTGCGCAGCGCCGCCTCGTCCCCGGCGAAGCGCGCGGCGAAGGCGGCGGGGTCGTCCTCGTACGCCATCCGGCGCCGTACGACCTCGACGCGCTCGTCGGTCTCGCGCGAGGCGGCGACCTCGACGGTGAGCCCGAAGCGGTCGAGGAGCTGCGGGCGCAGCTCGCCCTCCTCGGGGTTCATCGTCCCGACGAGCAGGAACCGCGCGGCGTGCCGCACGGAGACGCCCTCGCGCTCCACGGAGGAGACACCCATGGCGGCGGCGTCGAGCAGGAGGTCCACGAGGTGGTCGCCGAGAAGGTTGACCTCGTCGACGTAGAGGATGCCGCGGTGCGCGGCGGCGAGCAGTCCCGGCTCGAACGCCTTGACGCCCTCGGCGAGCGCCCGCTCGATGTCGAGCGCGCCAACGAGCCGGTCCTCGGAGGCCCCCACGGGCAGCTCGACCATCCGCGCGGGGCGCCGCGACTCCGCCTGGGCGGGAGCGTGCGGCCCGTCGGGGCAGCGCGGATCGGGAGCGGCCGGATCGCACGAGAACCGGCACCCCGCCACGACGTCGGCCTCGGGCAGCAGCGCGGTGAGCGCCCGCACGGCGGTGGACTTGGCCGTCCCCTTCTCGCCGCGCACGAGCACCCCGCCGACGCGGGCGGAGACGGCGTTGAGGAGGAGGGCGAGCCGGAGATCGTCCTGCCCGACGAGGGCGGTGAAGGGGTAGGGATGGTCGGCGGTGGTCATGCGGGGGTCTTCCTTTCGTGAGGATTGCGGCACGGCCCGGGCACGCGTGATCGCGCCCTTCGGGCAGGTGGGGAGCGGGCCCCGCGGGGTCACCCCGGTGCTCCCGGCGGCACGAAGGGCAGTCCCGGCGGAGCCCCCCGCTCGATCAGTCGCAGCAGCGCACGCGTGTCGGCGTGCTCCTCGATCAGATCCGCGAGCGCCTCCAGCTGCTCCTCCCGCAGGGCCCCGAACTCCGTGTCCGGCGCCGGTACGAACCTCCGCCCCGCCTGCGCGGCGACCCTCCGCAGGAAGGCCCGCCGGAAGCCGTCGCTCTCCAGCGACCCGTGCCAGTGCGTCCCCCACACCGATCCGACCCGGCACCCGTCGAGGAACGGCTCGTCGCCGCCCCTCACCTCCGCGACCCCGTGGTGGATCTCGTAGCCGTCCACGGCCTCCCCGAGCGCGGTCCCCGAGGGCCGGGCGAGCGTCTTCCCGCGCGCGAACCGCACCCGTACCGGCAGCAGCCCGAGCCCCGCCACGGTCCCGGCCCGCGACTCGACCTCGTCCTCGATCAGCTCGCCGAGCAACTGGAAGCCGCCGCAGATCCCGAGCACGGGCCGCCCCTCGGCCGCCCGCCGGGCGAGCGCGTCCGCGAGCCCCCGCTCGCGCAGCCACTCCAGCGCCCGCACCGTCCCCCGCGTCCCCGGCACCACCACGAGGTCCGCGTCCACGAGGTCCGCCGCCCGGTCCACGAACCGCACGACGACGCCCGGTTCGGCAGCGAGCGCGTCCACGTCGGTGAAGTTCGACATGAGCGGCACGGCGCACACGGCGACCCGCAGCACCTCTTCCCCGAACGGCTCCGCGAGCCGCGACTCGCGCACCGCGCCGCGCAGGGAGACGGCCATGCCGTCCTCCTCGTCGATGCCGAGCCCCGGCCGGAACGGCAGCACCCCGAAGGTGTCCCGCCCCGTCAGGTCCCGCAGCATCCGCAGGCCCGGTTCGAGCAGCGAGACATCGCCTCGGAACTTGTTGACGAGGTACCCCGCGACGAGCGCCTGGTCCTCCGCCGAGAGCAGCGCCGTCGTCCCGAAGAACGAGGCGAAGACACCGCCCCTGTCGATGTCCCCGACCACCACGACCGGCAGTCGGGCCGCCCGCGCGATCCCCATGTTGACGAGGTCGGTACGGCGCAGGTTGATCTCCGCCGGGCTCCCCGCGCCCTCGCAGATCACCGCGTCGTACGTGCGCCGCAGCTCCGCGAGGCAGTCCACGACCGTCCCGAACAGCTCCGCCTGCTTCCCCCCGTGGTAGCCGCGCGCGCTCAGCTCGCCGAGCGGCTTCCCGAGGAGCACGACCTGGCTCGACCGCTCCCCGCCCGGCTTGAGCAGCACCGGGTTCATGAGCGCGCTCGGCTCGACGCGCGCGGCCTGCGCCTGCATCGCCTGCGCGCGGCCGATCTCGGCGCCTTCGCGCGTGACGAAGGAGTTGAGGGACATGTTCTGCCCCTTGAACGGCGCGACGCTCACCCCCCGCCGCACGAGCCACCGGCAGATCCCGGCCGTCACGACGCTCTTGCCCGCGTCCGAGGTCGTCCCGGCGACGAGCAGCCCGCCCCCGGTCACCGCGCACCCCCCGGGCGCCGCGCGACGACGAGCCGCGCCGCGACGCACACCCCGAGCGCCGCCCACGTCACCCGCCGCGAGAGCCGCACCGCCCGCTCGACGTCCGCCACGGCGACCGGCCGCCCGCGCCGCGCGTTGAGCACGGGCCGGTGCTCGACCCGGCCCCCGTACGACAGCGTCCCGCCGAGCCGCACCCCGAGCGCGCCCGCGAAGGCCGCCTCGACGGGCCCCGCGTTGGGGCTCGGGTGCCGGTGCGCGTCCTCCCGCACGGCGGCGAGCGCGGTACGGGGCGCGCCGCCCACGAGTGCGGCGAGCCCGGCGGTGAGCCGGGCGCCCGGGAAGCCCATGACGTCGTCGAGCCGCGCGGCGGACCAGCCGAACCGCAGGTGGCGCGGCGACTTGTGGCCCACCATCGCGTCGAGCGTGTTGACGGCCCGGAAGGCGACGAGTCCGGGCACGCCGCCGAGCGCGCCCCACACGAGCGCCCCGACGACCGCGTCCGAGGTGTTCTCGGCGACGGACTCGACGACGGCGCGCGCGATGCCGTCCGCGTCGAGCCGGCGGGGATCGCGCCCGCACAGGTGCGGCAGGCGCTCGCGCGCGGCGGCGAGATCGTCCGCTTCGAGCGCGGCGGCGAGCGCGCGGCCCTCGCGCGCGAGCGACGTACCGCCCACGACGGCCCACGTCACGAGCGCGGTGAGCGCGGCGGACGCGGCGGGGGAGCGGCGCGCGGCGGTACGGGAGGCGACGGCGGCGAGCGCGGTGGCGCCGCCCGCGCACAGCAGGGTGTGCAGGGCGCCCGCACCGCGCTGGTCGCGCCACAACGCCTTCTCGGCGACGCCCGCGAGAGACCCGTACGCCGCGACGGGGTGGCCGCGGCGCGGATCGCCGAAGAGGGAGTCGCCGAGCA comes from Streptomyces sp. Tu6071 and encodes:
- a CDS encoding cobyric acid synthase codes for the protein MTGGGLLVAGTTSDAGKSVVTAGICRWLVRRGVSVAPFKGQNMSLNSFVTREGAEIGRAQAMQAQAARVEPSALMNPVLLKPGGERSSQVVLLGKPLGELSARGYHGGKQAELFGTVVDCLAELRRTYDAVICEGAGSPAEINLRRTDLVNMGIARAARLPVVVVGDIDRGGVFASFFGTTALLSAEDQALVAGYLVNKFRGDVSLLEPGLRMLRDLTGRDTFGVLPFRPGLGIDEEDGMAVSLRGAVRESRLAEPFGEEVLRVAVCAVPLMSNFTDVDALAAEPGVVVRFVDRAADLVDADLVVVPGTRGTVRALEWLRERGLADALARRAAEGRPVLGICGGFQLLGELIEDEVESRAGTVAGLGLLPVRVRFARGKTLARPSGTALGEAVDGYEIHHGVAEVRGGDEPFLDGCRVGSVWGTHWHGSLESDGFRRAFLRRVAAQAGRRFVPAPDTEFGALREEQLEALADLIEEHADTRALLRLIERGAPPGLPFVPPGAPG
- a CDS encoding cobalamin biosynthesis protein; this encodes MSAGRVFAVGATAGLLGDSLFGDPRRGHPVAAYGSLAGVAEKALWRDQRGAGALHTLLCAGGATALAAVASRTAARRSPAASAALTALVTWAVVGGTSLAREGRALAAALEADDLAAARERLPHLCGRDPRRLDADGIARAVVESVAENTSDAVVGALVWGALGGVPGLVAFRAVNTLDAMVGHKSPRHLRFGWSAARLDDVMGFPGARLTAGLAALVGGAPRTALAAVREDAHRHPSPNAGPVEAAFAGALGVRLGGTLSYGGRVEHRPVLNARRGRPVAVADVERAVRLSRRVTWAALGVCVAARLVVARRPGGAR